Part of the Bacillus cabrialesii genome is shown below.
ACCGTACCTTGAAGTAATCGATAAAGTAAAGCATACTACAGAACAAAAGTATATGAAAAATTCATTTCTTCAAGCTTCAAATGTTATAGATGCTTTTTCTGTTAACCAAGTTTGTCCTTCCACGCCCGTTTTGTTAATAGATGATATAATGAATTCAGGATGGACATTTACTATATGTGGTGTTTTGTTAAGAAATGCTGGGAGTGGACCTGTAATTCCATTTGCACTTTCTACAACGCCAAATTGAGGTGCGTAAAGATAATGAACCAAAATATATCGCCAGATAGTTTGGCAATTTTGTTATTGTGTTCAAATATTGGATTGAACAGCTTAAAAGGTAAAGAAACCAATTATAAGTCATTTAGTGATAAAGAATGGATTAAATTATCGCAAAGAATTGTTAAGTCTGAGGTGAAAAGACCATCAGCCTTGTTTAATTTGAGTCAAATAGAAATCCAAGATTACCTACAATTACCTATAAATACTGCGGAACGAATAAAATATTTACTCGGTCGAACAGGTAGCTTAACTTTGGAGCTGGAAAAATTAAGTAGTATGGGGATATGGGTAATTACTCGAGCTGATCCCGCCTATCCAAAAAGGCTAAAAAAAATTCTTAAATTAGATTCACCTACAATTTTATACGGGGCAGGGAAAATCGATTTATTGAACGATCAGGGTATAGGTATTGTAGGATCTAGAGATGTGGATGACCAAGGGGCTGTTTTTACCGATAGATTGGCCAGAAGATGTGCTAAAGAAAAATTTACTGTGATTTCCGGTGGATCAAGAGGGGTGGACTTGACTGCACAAAATGCAGCTCTGGAAGAAGGCGGGAAAGTTGTAGCGGTGCTGTCAGATAGTCTAGCTAAAACCGTTCAAAAAAAAGAAATATTAGAGCATATCCTAAAAGGTAATTTACTTTTAATATCGGCTTACCATCCAAATTCTAGATTTTATAGTTACTCAGCTTTAGGTAGAAATAAACATATTTATGGCCTTTCAAAATATACAGTGGTTTCTTCAAGTTCAGCAGGCAAAGGTGGTACTTGGAAGGGGGCAATCGAAAATCTCGAAGCTAAATGGGTTCCTTTATTTGTAAGAGATGAAGAGGGAGTTCCTAACGGAAATATTGAGCTTATCAGCAAAGGTGGAATTGGAATAGGAACTAAGGATTTAAAGGAAGCTGAACGCTTGGAAACTTTATTACAAACACGAGTATCAAAACATATTAATAGTGAAGAAAATAATGCTTCTTACGAGAAGCGCACTAATATAAAAAAAACTATAGATTTATTTAACGTGGTATGGCCTTATATAGAGAGGGTGTTAAATAAGCCACGTTCAATAAAAGAGTTGTGTATGGAACTTAATATTGAGGAGTCCCAAATGGATGTATGGGTCAAAAAGGCTTATTCAAAGGAAAAAATAAAGTATGTTGATGAAACAAAAATTATTTCAACAGTGTTTTTTAATAAACAAGAGCACCAGAATCGTCAGATAAATATATTTGAGTTGCCCACTGACTAAATTAAAGGGAGAATTAAATTTAATCACTAGGCTATCTAGTAATTTTACTTTTATATTAAGAAATTTAGGCACCCAACCTATATTGTTGGGGGCCATTAAGTTATGACCACATCTCGACCACGAAACATATAAAACCGTATATTATTTTATTTCTACTTTAGATAATAAAAGTTGGATAAACCTTAATTTAGCAAGGTTTGTTTTATTCCATGTTTTTTCATATTATAAACACACATAAAAGAATGTAAGAAGTATGGTCTTAAAGGTGTTCGTCGTGCAACTCAGTTTTCCAAACGTTAATTATCAACATTTTAAAGGTTCTCAGCCATCCTGGTTGGGGGTCTTTTTTATGGCTGATTAAAATTAAAATGGAATTTCTGTTGTTTGTAAAAAAAGGTGGGTTTTTCCTGAGATAATGCCTAGTTTTCTATTTCATACTAAAGGTGAGTGTTTCTAATTAAAAGGAGGTTTTTCGAGTGAATCAAACACTTAATCTGTGTGCCCAAATGAACTTAACCGATGATCAATTTGTCGATGCGGCTCGCCTAGCAATTCTAGAGAATCCTGAAAATGCGCCTGATGCGGATGTTATGGCAGGTGGAGACGTTGACAGCTACGAAATGGCTGTACAAGTCAAAAAGAAATGGAGCAATGGTAGAACACTGCGAGTTCGTTTTCTTGACGGAGATCCTGTTGTTCATGAAAAAGTCAAACAATATGCTAACCAATGGAGCCGCTATGCAAATATTAAATTTGCGTTCGGCAATGACCCCGATGCTGAAATTCGAATTTCGTTCCAACAGGAGGGTTATTGGTCGTATGTCGGAACGGATAATCTGGCTATCCCTAAAAATCAAGCAACAATGAATTTCGAAGGATTTAACCCAAATACTTCTGAAGATGAATTTTCTCGCGTGGTATTGCACGAATTTGGTCATTGTATAGGTGTCTCGCATGAACAATCTAGTCCCGGAGCAAATATCCCTTGGGATAAGCCTGCTGTCTACGAATATTACAAGAAAAGGGGATGGCCGCCAGAAGTAGTTGATCATAATGTATTGGCCAAACTTGATCCACGGAAAGAGAAGATTGCATTCACTATTCATGACCCTAAATCCATCATGCAGTATCCTGTTCCAAACGAACTAACCATTGGAGATTATGAAATTGGTTGGAACACTACTTTGTCGGAAACAGACAAGTGGTTTATCGGCAAAATGTATCCTCTTGGAGCGGGAGCTGTTCAAGACGCCGAAATCGAAAAGTCAGCGGTTGCAGCTGCAATTACCGAGAGTGACCCACAAAGCTCTTTTGCTGAAAGGGGCTAATTTGTCTAAATTCAGATACGAGTGAACCTCGATCTTCTCTTGAGATCGGGGTCCTTATACAATAAGAGCACATCTAGGAAAAAAGGAGGCTTTCCTATGTCAACGATACCGCTTAACTACTGTATCCAAATGGTCTTACCTGAGGACAAACAGGTCGAAGCAGCCCGGCTGGCGATCTTAGAGAACCTAGCAAATGCGCCGGACCATGATGTCTCCGCAAGAAGAGACATTGACAGCTTTAAAATGGCCCTGATCACCGGTAAGATGTGGGCAAACGGACGTACCCTCCGTGTTCGCTTTCTTGACGGAGACCATGTAATCCAAGAAAAGGTCCAAACCTATGCCCAAGAATGGAGCAAATACTGTAATATCAAATTCGACTTCAATAACTCTCCTGAAGCTGAAATACGGATTACATTTAAAGAACCAGGGAACTTTTCTTATATCGGCACGGATTGCCTCGTAATCCCTAACGACCAACCAACTATGGGTCTCCCGTTATCCCTTAATACCCCAGAATTAGAATTTTTAAGATTTGTACTGCATGAATTTGGCCATTGTATCGGATTAATGCATGAACATGTTAGCCCGAATGTAGACATCCCTTGGGATAAAGATGCCCTTTATCGTTACTATAAGGAAAGATTAGGTTGGTCCGAAGAAATGATCAACAGTATCTTTTTTACAAAGCTCGATCCAGGAACATCTATCTACAGCGAATTCGACCCGAAATCCATTATGCAGTTTCCTGTACCAAATGAACTAACAATCGGGGATTTTGAAATCGGTTGGAATACGACACTTTCAGAAATAGACAAGAAGTTTATCGGTCAGGTATACCCCCGATAATTCCTACTTTTATGAACGTTATAATGGAAAATGGAAGGAGAATCTGTTATGGAAACGTATGGCACAGGCTATATTCCCAGCCCCATTGACAAACGGGACTTGATTATGGAGGGGTTCCTGCCCCTTGTTCTCCTGACGCCTGAGATTGATTATTCGACTAACAAGGTGGAAGTTCGATTTCAAGGAACGAAGGATACCTGCGTCGGTTTTGCCTTTGCTGCAATGAAGGAGTATCAGGAATTGAAGGAACACAAACGTTACATTCAATTTTCTCCGTTATATCTATATCAAAAATGCAAAGAGGTCGACAATATCCCGGATGAAGGTACGCATCCACGTGTTGCGGTCAAAATTCTTCACAAGGAGGGTATTTGCGAAGAAAGTTACCATCCTTACAAAACGGAGGAAGGTATCCCACCCCTACCAGGTGCCGAGGAAAATGCTCTCCAATACCGTATCCATGCATACGCTCAATTGACCAATGTTCAGGCTATGAAGAGAAGCCTTTCGGTAAATGGTCCGTTTGTAGCTGGGTTGCCCTATGTGATGACCGATTGGCTCGTAACCGCTTCAATAGATGGTATGATTCCGATGCCGCAAAACGAGTCGAAGCTGAGGACTGGGCATGCCATTTGTATCGTCGGCTATGACGATGACAAACAAGTGTTCAAATTTCAAAACTCTTGGGGACCAAAATGGGGTGATGGTGGATTCGGCTATCTGCCTTATGATTATATGGAGAAATACTGTAAAGAAGCCTACGGAGCCACTGACTTAGTTCATAATCCAGAAGCCCTTGTTAAACAAAAAGAGGCAGTTCTCCTTGAACGAGGCGAGGAATTTGTCGTCAGCCGGGATGAAGCGGACCGCTATGGAATCCAGTAAATGAGGTTATAATTATGATACAAGCAGGACTTGAATCTAATGGACAGACGGTTATGGTGCAGGTGCAAAAACAACTCGAAATCCTTCTCCCTTCCAACCCAACCACGGGTTATATGTGGGTGGAGGTAAGAACCACAGATTTGCAAAACTTGCGATTGGACAGTTCGGATTTAATCACGGATGGATCTGTTAAACAGTATGGAAAAGGTGGGCATCAACGCTGGCTGTTCACTGCTGTCAGTCCCGGTCAGAGTAACATTTTGTTTCAGTACCAACAGCCTTGGGATGAAACGACTGTGGATCAAACATTCTTTTTGACCGTTGCTGTCACTGAATGAAAAAAGCCCTTCTAAATGAGAAGGGCGCAAGCACTCACACCTTAGTTTTAATACCCGCAGTGTTATTATAAAAATGAAGCTCTAAGGTATTACTGGGTAAGTTTGTGTTTGTTTTAGGATTCTTTACAACTTATTAAAATTTTTATGGTTACATTTTTCTACTGGTTTAACTGAATGCCTATTTTCATCTGTACACCAAGATTGGGATTGGAGAGCTAGAAAAATTGCTATCCATCTGTTTTCTTGTTCAAAATGTATTAAGATTC
Proteins encoded:
- a CDS encoding DNA-processing protein DprA — encoded protein: MNQNISPDSLAILLLCSNIGLNSLKGKETNYKSFSDKEWIKLSQRIVKSEVKRPSALFNLSQIEIQDYLQLPINTAERIKYLLGRTGSLTLELEKLSSMGIWVITRADPAYPKRLKKILKLDSPTILYGAGKIDLLNDQGIGIVGSRDVDDQGAVFTDRLARRCAKEKFTVISGGSRGVDLTAQNAALEEGGKVVAVLSDSLAKTVQKKEILEHILKGNLLLISAYHPNSRFYSYSALGRNKHIYGLSKYTVVSSSSAGKGGTWKGAIENLEAKWVPLFVRDEEGVPNGNIELISKGGIGIGTKDLKEAERLETLLQTRVSKHINSEENNASYEKRTNIKKTIDLFNVVWPYIERVLNKPRSIKELCMELNIEESQMDVWVKKAYSKEKIKYVDETKIISTVFFNKQEHQNRQINIFELPTD
- a CDS encoding Tolloid-like protein 1, which produces MNQTLNLCAQMNLTDDQFVDAARLAILENPENAPDADVMAGGDVDSYEMAVQVKKKWSNGRTLRVRFLDGDPVVHEKVKQYANQWSRYANIKFAFGNDPDAEIRISFQQEGYWSYVGTDNLAIPKNQATMNFEGFNPNTSEDEFSRVVLHEFGHCIGVSHEQSSPGANIPWDKPAVYEYYKKRGWPPEVVDHNVLAKLDPRKEKIAFTIHDPKSIMQYPVPNELTIGDYEIGWNTTLSETDKWFIGKMYPLGAGAVQDAEIEKSAVAAAITESDPQSSFAERG
- a CDS encoding Tolloid-like protein 1 — protein: MSTIPLNYCIQMVLPEDKQVEAARLAILENLANAPDHDVSARRDIDSFKMALITGKMWANGRTLRVRFLDGDHVIQEKVQTYAQEWSKYCNIKFDFNNSPEAEIRITFKEPGNFSYIGTDCLVIPNDQPTMGLPLSLNTPELEFLRFVLHEFGHCIGLMHEHVSPNVDIPWDKDALYRYYKERLGWSEEMINSIFFTKLDPGTSIYSEFDPKSIMQFPVPNELTIGDFEIGWNTTLSEIDKKFIGQVYPR
- a CDS encoding C1 family peptidase; this encodes METYGTGYIPSPIDKRDLIMEGFLPLVLLTPEIDYSTNKVEVRFQGTKDTCVGFAFAAMKEYQELKEHKRYIQFSPLYLYQKCKEVDNIPDEGTHPRVAVKILHKEGICEESYHPYKTEEGIPPLPGAEENALQYRIHAYAQLTNVQAMKRSLSVNGPFVAGLPYVMTDWLVTASIDGMIPMPQNESKLRTGHAICIVGYDDDKQVFKFQNSWGPKWGDGGFGYLPYDYMEKYCKEAYGATDLVHNPEALVKQKEAVLLERGEEFVVSRDEADRYGIQ
- a CDS encoding protease inhibitor I42 family protein; translated protein: MIQAGLESNGQTVMVQVQKQLEILLPSNPTTGYMWVEVRTTDLQNLRLDSSDLITDGSVKQYGKGGHQRWLFTAVSPGQSNILFQYQQPWDETTVDQTFFLTVAVTE